A single Watersipora subatra chromosome 7, tzWatSuba1.1, whole genome shotgun sequence DNA region contains:
- the LOC137399245 gene encoding sphingolipid delta(4)-desaturase DES1-like: MASEAGREVRDDFEWTYTQQPHISRRQEMLAKYPQIKELYGPDPKLKWTVLTMVLTQIFMCYLVQDASWFTIFVLGYCFGGIINHSMTLAIHEISHHIAFGVSRPKANKALAIFGNMIVGVPTAITFKRYHIDHHRHLASDDFDVDVPTALEAQLFKYPIGKCIWMSLQPFFYGIRPLLVQPKPITFDEVVNMVVGFSFDVIIILVFGWKSFIYLLGGSLIAMGIHPIAAHFISEHYMFKHGYETYSYYGPLNLITFNVGYHNEHHDFPYIAGSRLPELRKIAPEYYENIPYHTSWLRVLYDFIFDPDISLYCRIKRKSLPRSVNTSKPVIDGINNNNEAKKDN; encoded by the exons ATGGCATCTGAAGCAGGGCGCGAGGTGAGAGACGACTTCGAATGGACATACACGCAGCAACCTCACATCAGTCGTCGACAGGAAATGCTCG caaaatatcCACAAATCAAGGAGCTGTATGGACCAGACCCCAAACTGAAATGGACCGTGCTCACGATGGTGCTCACCCAGATCTTTATGTGTTACTTGGTACAGGACGCCTCTTGGTTCACCATCTTTGTGCTTGGCTACTGCTTCGGAGGCATTATCAATCACTCGATGACGCTTGCCATCCATGAAATATCCCATCACATCGCATTCGGCGTCTCAAGGCCTAAGGCTAATAAAGCCCTCGCCATCTTTGGCAACATGATTGTTGGTGTCCCGACTGCCATCACATTTAAACGCTATCACATAGACCACCACCGCCACCTCG CATCAGACGACTTTGATGTGGACGTTCCGACTGCCCTTGAAGCACAGCTGTTCAAGTATCCAATTGGAAAGTGCATTTGGATGTCGCTTCAGCCTTTTTTTTACGGCATACGGCCTCTTCTGGTGCAGCCCAAGCCTATTACTTTTGATGAG GTGGTAAACATGGTGGTCGGGTTTAGCTTTGATGTCATCATCATCCTAGTATTTGGGTGGAAGTCCTTTATATATCTGCTAGGAGGCTCTCTGATTGCCATGG GCATTCACCCTATAGCTGCTCATTTTATATCTGAGCACTACATGTTCAAGCATGGCTATGAAACCTACTCATACTATGGACCACTCAACCTTATCACCTTCAATGTAGGATACCATAACGAGCACCACGATTTTCCATACATAGCTGGAAGTCGTCTCCCCGAG CTGCGAAAGATAGCTCCGGAATACTATGAGAACATTCCCTATCACACATCATGGCTCAGGGTCTTGTACGACTTCATCTTTGACCCTGACATTTCTCTTTATTGCCGCATTAAACGCAAGTCCCTGCCCAGATCCGTGAACACAAGCAAACCAGTGATCGATGGGATAAACAATAACAATGAAGCGAAGAAAGACAATTGA